In the Mytilus trossulus isolate FHL-02 chromosome 1, PNRI_Mtr1.1.1.hap1, whole genome shotgun sequence genome, one interval contains:
- the LOC134714889 gene encoding uncharacterized protein LOC134714889 isoform X1, with amino-acid sequence MSQVSVIGHETGPPDIDMASELPPLSVDTMSQIQLTEFIPHLVCLVTGREQPYFGKNQYKPVWWPDGVAWTTPDEESDNTLALQIQAQELRAVVRSCYKHLGQESLLGGASEPSEIAKDEVVESPASQETSLPDTGGGCQESVEDPIWICFLCAQQFADQEELMTHQDKCEEEAEKEESNPPPPPPPPPRRPPTPPVRRLRPRRTKPTHIVIQPQTPQYQVQPVKLVCHRRRRFTPEPYIPPKTEDFLKALNLYDKPKEPPRVVTPVSDIDSDCEIIDVTYGESAVQTPRTPKSLMSQMSRDTHNSCRKRHLSFTQALELPEGYSSEDSESETESGSQKNKLKTPLGTLLCGVDLTSPLGQRVKKHWKIDTNYTIISGDKIEQFCSGPMKNDFVEKLRHRGESSYPIVFNKKNRRHMSKHKHSYKFNSGQRKEFMMCLKTGLTKRSRKLLEDIVKCSVKLDRVKPGVIKRWLKPKPPPPYPYAYIRRMYEQEHPIIKKIVQKPKPGPKYAKLKQITDGLRKLNRPHNLLPNQRMFSKVVHNPDGSTSMRMVYQHPTSQVRPQFSNVPGNRRKQTFNQSTVRQIDPDDIEIIELSSSDEEGDKVPQQPHQPASLPPKGMTTFKNITGVATSPQIARRMAVPNSQKLFRSHQQHSPGMMSPRMTFYPRLQQQVSRPISPSNTRERIFQGVRGILSPSSLQNKSHATIHSSPPGASTCKELMQNSKPVSGFVNRAMFKETPQILRTSQNSPSKSMNKNSPKAAGFPGYVRMDYTVPADSTTSSVGASFNVKYTNGSPVISKTMVQPVQTNRSPLIAKPRDPIMESDVIVIDDED; translated from the exons ATGTCACAGGTTAGTGTTATAGGTCATGAAACAGGGCCTCCTGATATAGACATGGCttcagagttacctcccctgtCAGTTGATACCATGTCACAG atccAGTTGACGGAATTTATTCCACACTTAGTTTGTCTAGTCACAGGAAGGGAACAACCATACTTTGGTAAAAATCAGTACAAACCTGTCTGGTGGCCTGATGGAGTGGCATGGACAACTCCAGATGAAGAATCAGATAATACTTTAGCATTACAG atacaAGCCCAGGAATTAAGAGCAGTTGTAAGAAGTTGTTATAAACATCTTGGCCAGGAAAGTTTATTGGGAGGGGCTTCTGAACCGTCAGAGATAGCAAag GATGAGGTGGTAGAATCTCCTGCCAGTCAAGAAACCAGTCTGCCTGATACTGGAG GTGGTTGTCAAGAAAGTGTTGAAGATCCTATATGGATTTGTTTTCTGTGTGCTCAACAATTCGCTGATCAGGAGGAATTAATGACTCACCAAGACAAGTGTGAAGAAGAGGCTGAGAAGGAGGAGTCTAACCCCCCACcccctcctcctcctcctcctcgtCGTCCTCCCACACCTCCAGTAAGAAGGTTAAGACCACGTCGTACTAAACCAACACATATAGTTATACAGCCTCAAACCCCACAATATCAAGTCCAGCCAGTTAAATTAGTCTGCCATAGGAGGAGACGATTTACACCAGAACCTTATATTCCTCCCAAAACGGAGGATTTTCTGAAAGCTCTTAATTTGTATGACAAACCAAAGGAACCTCCACGAGTTGTTACCCCTGTCTCAGATATTGATAGTGATTGTGAAATTATTGACGTCACATATGGTGAATCTGCTGTACAGACACCTAGAACTCCCAAATCATTAATGTCACAGATGAGTAGAGACACACATAACAGTTGTAGAAAACGACACTTAAGTTTTACTCAGGCATTGGAACTTCCTGAGGGCTATAGCTCAGAAGACTCAGAGAGTGAAACTGAAAGTGGATCtcagaaaaacaaattgaaaactccACTTGGAACTTTACTTTGTGGCGTTGATTTAACTTCCCCATTAGGGCAGAGGGTTAAGAAACATTGGAAGATTGATACAAATTATACAATCATAAGTGGAGATAAAATAGAACAGTTTTGTTCTGGACCAATGAAAAATGATTTTGTGGAAAAATTACGCCACAGAGGAGAATCTTCATACCCAATTGTATTCAATAAAAAGAACCGAAGGCATATGTCTAAACATAAACattcatataaatttaactCAGGACAAAGAAAGGAATTCATGATGTGTTTAAAAACTGGacttacaaaaagaagcagaaaatTATTGGAGGATATAGTGAAATGTAGTGTTAAACTTGACCGAGTGAAACCAGGAGTGATAAAGAGATGGTTAAAACCTAAGCCCCCTCCACCCTATCCTTATGCATACATCCGTAGAATGTATGAACAGGAACATCCTATCATTAAGAAAATAGTACAGAAACCTAAACCTGGACCTAAATAtgccaaattaaaacaaataactgaTGGTCTTCGCAAACTTAACAGGCCTCACAATCTTCTTCCAAATCAGCGAATGTTTTCTAAAGTAGTTCATAACCCAGATGGTTCTACTAGTATGAGAATGGTTTACCAACATCCCACTTCCCAAGTTAGGCCTCAGTTTAGCAATGTGCCAGGTAATAGacgaaaacaaacatttaatcaAAGTACGGTGAGACAGATTGATCCAGATGACATTGAGATAATTGAACTGTCATCGTCTGATGAGGAGGGTGATAAAGTACCTCAGCAACCTCATCAGCCAGCTTCACTCCCTCCTAAAGGGATGACCACATTTAAAAACATAACTGGGGTAGCAACAAGTCCTCAGATAGCAAGGAGAATGGCAGTTCCCAACTCACAAAAGCTATTCAGGTCACATCAGCAGCATTCGCCGGGTATGATGTCACCAAGAATGACTTTTTACCCAAGACTTCAGCAGCAAGTCTCAAGGCCTATAAGTCCTTCAAATACAAGAGAAAGAATATTTCAAGGTGTAAGGGGAATATTAAGTCCGTcatctttacaaaataaatctcATGCTACGATACATTCCTCACCTCCAGGCGCCAGTACTTGTAAAGAACTAATGCAAAATTCCAAGCCTGTATCAGGTTTTGTAAATAGAGCAATGTTTAAAGAGACACCACAGATCCTTAGAACCTCTCAGAATAGTCCATCCAAATCAATGAACAAAAACTCACCAAAAGCAGCCGGTTTTCCTGGGTATGTACGAATGGACTACACAGTTCCTGCTGATTCTACTACTAGTTCTGTAGGTGCAAGctttaatgttaaatatactAATGGATCCCCTGTTATATCTAAAACTATGGTCCAGCCTGTACAGACCAACAGATCACCATTAATTGCAAAACCACGAGATCCTATAATGGAGTCTGACGTCATTGTTATTGATGATGAAGATTGa
- the LOC134714889 gene encoding uncharacterized protein LOC134714889 isoform X4 codes for MASELHTMSVDTRSQIQLTEFIPHLVCLVTGREQPYFGKNQYKPVWWPDGVAWTTPDEESDNTLALQIQAQELRAVVRSCYKHLGQESLLGGASEPSEIAKDEVVESPASQETSLPDTGGGCQESVEDPIWICFLCAQQFADQEELMTHQDKCEEEAEKEESNPPPPPPPPPRRPPTPPVRRLRPRRTKPTHIVIQPQTPQYQVQPVKLVCHRRRRFTPEPYIPPKTEDFLKALNLYDKPKEPPRVVTPVSDIDSDCEIIDVTYGESAVQTPRTPKSLMSQMSRDTHNSCRKRHLSFTQALELPEGYSSEDSESETESGSQKNKLKTPLGTLLCGVDLTSPLGQRVKKHWKIDTNYTIISGDKIEQFCSGPMKNDFVEKLRHRGESSYPIVFNKKNRRHMSKHKHSYKFNSGQRKEFMMCLKTGLTKRSRKLLEDIVKCSVKLDRVKPGVIKRWLKPKPPPPYPYAYIRRMYEQEHPIIKKIVQKPKPGPKYAKLKQITDGLRKLNRPHNLLPNQRMFSKVVHNPDGSTSMRMVYQHPTSQVRPQFSNVPGNRRKQTFNQSTVRQIDPDDIEIIELSSSDEEGDKVPQQPHQPASLPPKGMTTFKNITGVATSPQIARRMAVPNSQKLFRSHQQHSPGMMSPRMTFYPRLQQQVSRPISPSNTRERIFQGVRGILSPSSLQNKSHATIHSSPPGASTCKELMQNSKPVSGFVNRAMFKETPQILRTSQNSPSKSMNKNSPKAAGFPGYVRMDYTVPADSTTSSVGASFNVKYTNGSPVISKTMVQPVQTNRSPLIAKPRDPIMESDVIVIDDED; via the exons ATGGCTTCAGAGTTACATACCATGTCAGTAGATACCAGGTCACAG atccAGTTGACGGAATTTATTCCACACTTAGTTTGTCTAGTCACAGGAAGGGAACAACCATACTTTGGTAAAAATCAGTACAAACCTGTCTGGTGGCCTGATGGAGTGGCATGGACAACTCCAGATGAAGAATCAGATAATACTTTAGCATTACAG atacaAGCCCAGGAATTAAGAGCAGTTGTAAGAAGTTGTTATAAACATCTTGGCCAGGAAAGTTTATTGGGAGGGGCTTCTGAACCGTCAGAGATAGCAAag GATGAGGTGGTAGAATCTCCTGCCAGTCAAGAAACCAGTCTGCCTGATACTGGAG GTGGTTGTCAAGAAAGTGTTGAAGATCCTATATGGATTTGTTTTCTGTGTGCTCAACAATTCGCTGATCAGGAGGAATTAATGACTCACCAAGACAAGTGTGAAGAAGAGGCTGAGAAGGAGGAGTCTAACCCCCCACcccctcctcctcctcctcctcgtCGTCCTCCCACACCTCCAGTAAGAAGGTTAAGACCACGTCGTACTAAACCAACACATATAGTTATACAGCCTCAAACCCCACAATATCAAGTCCAGCCAGTTAAATTAGTCTGCCATAGGAGGAGACGATTTACACCAGAACCTTATATTCCTCCCAAAACGGAGGATTTTCTGAAAGCTCTTAATTTGTATGACAAACCAAAGGAACCTCCACGAGTTGTTACCCCTGTCTCAGATATTGATAGTGATTGTGAAATTATTGACGTCACATATGGTGAATCTGCTGTACAGACACCTAGAACTCCCAAATCATTAATGTCACAGATGAGTAGAGACACACATAACAGTTGTAGAAAACGACACTTAAGTTTTACTCAGGCATTGGAACTTCCTGAGGGCTATAGCTCAGAAGACTCAGAGAGTGAAACTGAAAGTGGATCtcagaaaaacaaattgaaaactccACTTGGAACTTTACTTTGTGGCGTTGATTTAACTTCCCCATTAGGGCAGAGGGTTAAGAAACATTGGAAGATTGATACAAATTATACAATCATAAGTGGAGATAAAATAGAACAGTTTTGTTCTGGACCAATGAAAAATGATTTTGTGGAAAAATTACGCCACAGAGGAGAATCTTCATACCCAATTGTATTCAATAAAAAGAACCGAAGGCATATGTCTAAACATAAACattcatataaatttaactCAGGACAAAGAAAGGAATTCATGATGTGTTTAAAAACTGGacttacaaaaagaagcagaaaatTATTGGAGGATATAGTGAAATGTAGTGTTAAACTTGACCGAGTGAAACCAGGAGTGATAAAGAGATGGTTAAAACCTAAGCCCCCTCCACCCTATCCTTATGCATACATCCGTAGAATGTATGAACAGGAACATCCTATCATTAAGAAAATAGTACAGAAACCTAAACCTGGACCTAAATAtgccaaattaaaacaaataactgaTGGTCTTCGCAAACTTAACAGGCCTCACAATCTTCTTCCAAATCAGCGAATGTTTTCTAAAGTAGTTCATAACCCAGATGGTTCTACTAGTATGAGAATGGTTTACCAACATCCCACTTCCCAAGTTAGGCCTCAGTTTAGCAATGTGCCAGGTAATAGacgaaaacaaacatttaatcaAAGTACGGTGAGACAGATTGATCCAGATGACATTGAGATAATTGAACTGTCATCGTCTGATGAGGAGGGTGATAAAGTACCTCAGCAACCTCATCAGCCAGCTTCACTCCCTCCTAAAGGGATGACCACATTTAAAAACATAACTGGGGTAGCAACAAGTCCTCAGATAGCAAGGAGAATGGCAGTTCCCAACTCACAAAAGCTATTCAGGTCACATCAGCAGCATTCGCCGGGTATGATGTCACCAAGAATGACTTTTTACCCAAGACTTCAGCAGCAAGTCTCAAGGCCTATAAGTCCTTCAAATACAAGAGAAAGAATATTTCAAGGTGTAAGGGGAATATTAAGTCCGTcatctttacaaaataaatctcATGCTACGATACATTCCTCACCTCCAGGCGCCAGTACTTGTAAAGAACTAATGCAAAATTCCAAGCCTGTATCAGGTTTTGTAAATAGAGCAATGTTTAAAGAGACACCACAGATCCTTAGAACCTCTCAGAATAGTCCATCCAAATCAATGAACAAAAACTCACCAAAAGCAGCCGGTTTTCCTGGGTATGTACGAATGGACTACACAGTTCCTGCTGATTCTACTACTAGTTCTGTAGGTGCAAGctttaatgttaaatatactAATGGATCCCCTGTTATATCTAAAACTATGGTCCAGCCTGTACAGACCAACAGATCACCATTAATTGCAAAACCACGAGATCCTATAATGGAGTCTGACGTCATTGTTATTGATGATGAAGATTGa
- the LOC134714889 gene encoding uncharacterized protein LOC134714889 isoform X2, giving the protein MIVEPGPPPDIDMASELPPLSVDTMSQIQLTEFIPHLVCLVTGREQPYFGKNQYKPVWWPDGVAWTTPDEESDNTLALQIQAQELRAVVRSCYKHLGQESLLGGASEPSEIAKDEVVESPASQETSLPDTGGGCQESVEDPIWICFLCAQQFADQEELMTHQDKCEEEAEKEESNPPPPPPPPPRRPPTPPVRRLRPRRTKPTHIVIQPQTPQYQVQPVKLVCHRRRRFTPEPYIPPKTEDFLKALNLYDKPKEPPRVVTPVSDIDSDCEIIDVTYGESAVQTPRTPKSLMSQMSRDTHNSCRKRHLSFTQALELPEGYSSEDSESETESGSQKNKLKTPLGTLLCGVDLTSPLGQRVKKHWKIDTNYTIISGDKIEQFCSGPMKNDFVEKLRHRGESSYPIVFNKKNRRHMSKHKHSYKFNSGQRKEFMMCLKTGLTKRSRKLLEDIVKCSVKLDRVKPGVIKRWLKPKPPPPYPYAYIRRMYEQEHPIIKKIVQKPKPGPKYAKLKQITDGLRKLNRPHNLLPNQRMFSKVVHNPDGSTSMRMVYQHPTSQVRPQFSNVPGNRRKQTFNQSTVRQIDPDDIEIIELSSSDEEGDKVPQQPHQPASLPPKGMTTFKNITGVATSPQIARRMAVPNSQKLFRSHQQHSPGMMSPRMTFYPRLQQQVSRPISPSNTRERIFQGVRGILSPSSLQNKSHATIHSSPPGASTCKELMQNSKPVSGFVNRAMFKETPQILRTSQNSPSKSMNKNSPKAAGFPGYVRMDYTVPADSTTSSVGASFNVKYTNGSPVISKTMVQPVQTNRSPLIAKPRDPIMESDVIVIDDED; this is encoded by the exons ATGATTGTGGAACCAGGGCCTCCTCCTGATATAGACATGGCttcagagttacctcccctgtCAGTAGATACCATGTCTCAG atccAGTTGACGGAATTTATTCCACACTTAGTTTGTCTAGTCACAGGAAGGGAACAACCATACTTTGGTAAAAATCAGTACAAACCTGTCTGGTGGCCTGATGGAGTGGCATGGACAACTCCAGATGAAGAATCAGATAATACTTTAGCATTACAG atacaAGCCCAGGAATTAAGAGCAGTTGTAAGAAGTTGTTATAAACATCTTGGCCAGGAAAGTTTATTGGGAGGGGCTTCTGAACCGTCAGAGATAGCAAag GATGAGGTGGTAGAATCTCCTGCCAGTCAAGAAACCAGTCTGCCTGATACTGGAG GTGGTTGTCAAGAAAGTGTTGAAGATCCTATATGGATTTGTTTTCTGTGTGCTCAACAATTCGCTGATCAGGAGGAATTAATGACTCACCAAGACAAGTGTGAAGAAGAGGCTGAGAAGGAGGAGTCTAACCCCCCACcccctcctcctcctcctcctcgtCGTCCTCCCACACCTCCAGTAAGAAGGTTAAGACCACGTCGTACTAAACCAACACATATAGTTATACAGCCTCAAACCCCACAATATCAAGTCCAGCCAGTTAAATTAGTCTGCCATAGGAGGAGACGATTTACACCAGAACCTTATATTCCTCCCAAAACGGAGGATTTTCTGAAAGCTCTTAATTTGTATGACAAACCAAAGGAACCTCCACGAGTTGTTACCCCTGTCTCAGATATTGATAGTGATTGTGAAATTATTGACGTCACATATGGTGAATCTGCTGTACAGACACCTAGAACTCCCAAATCATTAATGTCACAGATGAGTAGAGACACACATAACAGTTGTAGAAAACGACACTTAAGTTTTACTCAGGCATTGGAACTTCCTGAGGGCTATAGCTCAGAAGACTCAGAGAGTGAAACTGAAAGTGGATCtcagaaaaacaaattgaaaactccACTTGGAACTTTACTTTGTGGCGTTGATTTAACTTCCCCATTAGGGCAGAGGGTTAAGAAACATTGGAAGATTGATACAAATTATACAATCATAAGTGGAGATAAAATAGAACAGTTTTGTTCTGGACCAATGAAAAATGATTTTGTGGAAAAATTACGCCACAGAGGAGAATCTTCATACCCAATTGTATTCAATAAAAAGAACCGAAGGCATATGTCTAAACATAAACattcatataaatttaactCAGGACAAAGAAAGGAATTCATGATGTGTTTAAAAACTGGacttacaaaaagaagcagaaaatTATTGGAGGATATAGTGAAATGTAGTGTTAAACTTGACCGAGTGAAACCAGGAGTGATAAAGAGATGGTTAAAACCTAAGCCCCCTCCACCCTATCCTTATGCATACATCCGTAGAATGTATGAACAGGAACATCCTATCATTAAGAAAATAGTACAGAAACCTAAACCTGGACCTAAATAtgccaaattaaaacaaataactgaTGGTCTTCGCAAACTTAACAGGCCTCACAATCTTCTTCCAAATCAGCGAATGTTTTCTAAAGTAGTTCATAACCCAGATGGTTCTACTAGTATGAGAATGGTTTACCAACATCCCACTTCCCAAGTTAGGCCTCAGTTTAGCAATGTGCCAGGTAATAGacgaaaacaaacatttaatcaAAGTACGGTGAGACAGATTGATCCAGATGACATTGAGATAATTGAACTGTCATCGTCTGATGAGGAGGGTGATAAAGTACCTCAGCAACCTCATCAGCCAGCTTCACTCCCTCCTAAAGGGATGACCACATTTAAAAACATAACTGGGGTAGCAACAAGTCCTCAGATAGCAAGGAGAATGGCAGTTCCCAACTCACAAAAGCTATTCAGGTCACATCAGCAGCATTCGCCGGGTATGATGTCACCAAGAATGACTTTTTACCCAAGACTTCAGCAGCAAGTCTCAAGGCCTATAAGTCCTTCAAATACAAGAGAAAGAATATTTCAAGGTGTAAGGGGAATATTAAGTCCGTcatctttacaaaataaatctcATGCTACGATACATTCCTCACCTCCAGGCGCCAGTACTTGTAAAGAACTAATGCAAAATTCCAAGCCTGTATCAGGTTTTGTAAATAGAGCAATGTTTAAAGAGACACCACAGATCCTTAGAACCTCTCAGAATAGTCCATCCAAATCAATGAACAAAAACTCACCAAAAGCAGCCGGTTTTCCTGGGTATGTACGAATGGACTACACAGTTCCTGCTGATTCTACTACTAGTTCTGTAGGTGCAAGctttaatgttaaatatactAATGGATCCCCTGTTATATCTAAAACTATGGTCCAGCCTGTACAGACCAACAGATCACCATTAATTGCAAAACCACGAGATCCTATAATGGAGTCTGACGTCATTGTTATTGATGATGAAGATTGa
- the LOC134714889 gene encoding uncharacterized protein LOC134714889 isoform X3, giving the protein MASELPPLSVDTMSQIQLTEFIPHLVCLVTGREQPYFGKNQYKPVWWPDGVAWTTPDEESDNTLALQIQAQELRAVVRSCYKHLGQESLLGGASEPSEIAKDEVVESPASQETSLPDTGGGCQESVEDPIWICFLCAQQFADQEELMTHQDKCEEEAEKEESNPPPPPPPPPRRPPTPPVRRLRPRRTKPTHIVIQPQTPQYQVQPVKLVCHRRRRFTPEPYIPPKTEDFLKALNLYDKPKEPPRVVTPVSDIDSDCEIIDVTYGESAVQTPRTPKSLMSQMSRDTHNSCRKRHLSFTQALELPEGYSSEDSESETESGSQKNKLKTPLGTLLCGVDLTSPLGQRVKKHWKIDTNYTIISGDKIEQFCSGPMKNDFVEKLRHRGESSYPIVFNKKNRRHMSKHKHSYKFNSGQRKEFMMCLKTGLTKRSRKLLEDIVKCSVKLDRVKPGVIKRWLKPKPPPPYPYAYIRRMYEQEHPIIKKIVQKPKPGPKYAKLKQITDGLRKLNRPHNLLPNQRMFSKVVHNPDGSTSMRMVYQHPTSQVRPQFSNVPGNRRKQTFNQSTVRQIDPDDIEIIELSSSDEEGDKVPQQPHQPASLPPKGMTTFKNITGVATSPQIARRMAVPNSQKLFRSHQQHSPGMMSPRMTFYPRLQQQVSRPISPSNTRERIFQGVRGILSPSSLQNKSHATIHSSPPGASTCKELMQNSKPVSGFVNRAMFKETPQILRTSQNSPSKSMNKNSPKAAGFPGYVRMDYTVPADSTTSSVGASFNVKYTNGSPVISKTMVQPVQTNRSPLIAKPRDPIMESDVIVIDDED; this is encoded by the exons ATGGCttcagagttacctcccctgtCAGTAGATACCATGTCACAG atccAGTTGACGGAATTTATTCCACACTTAGTTTGTCTAGTCACAGGAAGGGAACAACCATACTTTGGTAAAAATCAGTACAAACCTGTCTGGTGGCCTGATGGAGTGGCATGGACAACTCCAGATGAAGAATCAGATAATACTTTAGCATTACAG atacaAGCCCAGGAATTAAGAGCAGTTGTAAGAAGTTGTTATAAACATCTTGGCCAGGAAAGTTTATTGGGAGGGGCTTCTGAACCGTCAGAGATAGCAAag GATGAGGTGGTAGAATCTCCTGCCAGTCAAGAAACCAGTCTGCCTGATACTGGAG GTGGTTGTCAAGAAAGTGTTGAAGATCCTATATGGATTTGTTTTCTGTGTGCTCAACAATTCGCTGATCAGGAGGAATTAATGACTCACCAAGACAAGTGTGAAGAAGAGGCTGAGAAGGAGGAGTCTAACCCCCCACcccctcctcctcctcctcctcgtCGTCCTCCCACACCTCCAGTAAGAAGGTTAAGACCACGTCGTACTAAACCAACACATATAGTTATACAGCCTCAAACCCCACAATATCAAGTCCAGCCAGTTAAATTAGTCTGCCATAGGAGGAGACGATTTACACCAGAACCTTATATTCCTCCCAAAACGGAGGATTTTCTGAAAGCTCTTAATTTGTATGACAAACCAAAGGAACCTCCACGAGTTGTTACCCCTGTCTCAGATATTGATAGTGATTGTGAAATTATTGACGTCACATATGGTGAATCTGCTGTACAGACACCTAGAACTCCCAAATCATTAATGTCACAGATGAGTAGAGACACACATAACAGTTGTAGAAAACGACACTTAAGTTTTACTCAGGCATTGGAACTTCCTGAGGGCTATAGCTCAGAAGACTCAGAGAGTGAAACTGAAAGTGGATCtcagaaaaacaaattgaaaactccACTTGGAACTTTACTTTGTGGCGTTGATTTAACTTCCCCATTAGGGCAGAGGGTTAAGAAACATTGGAAGATTGATACAAATTATACAATCATAAGTGGAGATAAAATAGAACAGTTTTGTTCTGGACCAATGAAAAATGATTTTGTGGAAAAATTACGCCACAGAGGAGAATCTTCATACCCAATTGTATTCAATAAAAAGAACCGAAGGCATATGTCTAAACATAAACattcatataaatttaactCAGGACAAAGAAAGGAATTCATGATGTGTTTAAAAACTGGacttacaaaaagaagcagaaaatTATTGGAGGATATAGTGAAATGTAGTGTTAAACTTGACCGAGTGAAACCAGGAGTGATAAAGAGATGGTTAAAACCTAAGCCCCCTCCACCCTATCCTTATGCATACATCCGTAGAATGTATGAACAGGAACATCCTATCATTAAGAAAATAGTACAGAAACCTAAACCTGGACCTAAATAtgccaaattaaaacaaataactgaTGGTCTTCGCAAACTTAACAGGCCTCACAATCTTCTTCCAAATCAGCGAATGTTTTCTAAAGTAGTTCATAACCCAGATGGTTCTACTAGTATGAGAATGGTTTACCAACATCCCACTTCCCAAGTTAGGCCTCAGTTTAGCAATGTGCCAGGTAATAGacgaaaacaaacatttaatcaAAGTACGGTGAGACAGATTGATCCAGATGACATTGAGATAATTGAACTGTCATCGTCTGATGAGGAGGGTGATAAAGTACCTCAGCAACCTCATCAGCCAGCTTCACTCCCTCCTAAAGGGATGACCACATTTAAAAACATAACTGGGGTAGCAACAAGTCCTCAGATAGCAAGGAGAATGGCAGTTCCCAACTCACAAAAGCTATTCAGGTCACATCAGCAGCATTCGCCGGGTATGATGTCACCAAGAATGACTTTTTACCCAAGACTTCAGCAGCAAGTCTCAAGGCCTATAAGTCCTTCAAATACAAGAGAAAGAATATTTCAAGGTGTAAGGGGAATATTAAGTCCGTcatctttacaaaataaatctcATGCTACGATACATTCCTCACCTCCAGGCGCCAGTACTTGTAAAGAACTAATGCAAAATTCCAAGCCTGTATCAGGTTTTGTAAATAGAGCAATGTTTAAAGAGACACCACAGATCCTTAGAACCTCTCAGAATAGTCCATCCAAATCAATGAACAAAAACTCACCAAAAGCAGCCGGTTTTCCTGGGTATGTACGAATGGACTACACAGTTCCTGCTGATTCTACTACTAGTTCTGTAGGTGCAAGctttaatgttaaatatactAATGGATCCCCTGTTATATCTAAAACTATGGTCCAGCCTGTACAGACCAACAGATCACCATTAATTGCAAAACCACGAGATCCTATAATGGAGTCTGACGTCATTGTTATTGATGATGAAGATTGa